The following proteins are encoded in a genomic region of Sphaeramia orbicularis chromosome 2, fSphaOr1.1, whole genome shotgun sequence:
- the cnppd1 gene encoding protein CNPPD1, which produces MDFDALFNEKTFQFSDFQEFTFLPGHQKLTERVRKRLYYGLDKDVSLDALSCPVTDIAVEIFQKSAPSPIRKLQKKYAAHVAREACISPCAMMLALVYIERLRHRNPEYLQKISSSDLFLISMMVASKYLYDEGEEEEVFNDEWGAAGKLDVQTVNTLEMNFLNAIEWSLFTEPNDFFDILGQLETSIAERQGMKRGWFTYTDLCVLLEQTAWSQALTAIYQHFTKVSCMIGLVYLTSVAGLIATSTVLHQLSLARSGQSLLLPQVEISSAHLQTSNMNPETPAAVHPCCVLANKSLNRQTGAHGMSQQYRQDPPSSSSQTSLLCVWGSLLASMGHIHPLSENEAPQSWSAVSLFCPGCLATLPPLQCGLKNTSSSRSTHEHFVKDQRHVPWLSSRVLGGVEPALNSPLGVFAPVQLGCCHPESILPVNKAQALLMPG; this is translated from the exons TTTCTTCCTGGACACCAGAAGTTGACTGAACGAGTTAGGAAACGACTGTATTATGGCCTGGACAAAGATGTTTCTCTTGATGCCCTCTCCTGCCCTGTTACAG ATATTGCCGTAGAAATCTTCCAGAAGTCTGCCCCAAGCCCGATCCGAAAGCTCCAGAAGAAGTATGCTGCTCATGTTGCCAG gGAAGCTTGCATCTCTCCATGTGCCATGATGCTGGCTCTCGTTTACATAGAACGGCTCCGACATAGAAATCCAGAATACCTACAAAAGATCTCCTCCTCTGACCTCTTCCTGATCTCCATG ATGGTAGCCAGCAAATACCTGTACGAcgaaggtgaagaagaagaagttttCAATGATGAGTGGGGAGCTGCTGGGAAGCTGGATGTTCAGACTGTCAATACCCTGGAGATGAATTTCTTAAATGCCATT GAGTGGAGCCTCTTCACGGAGCCAAATGACTTCTTTGATATACTTGGTCAACTTGAAACCAG CATTGCGGAGCGACAAGGGATGAAACGTGGGTGGTTTACGTACACTGACCTCTGTGTCCTCCTGGAGCAGACAGCATGGAGCCAAGCCCTCACAGCCATCTATCAGCACTTTACTAAA GTATCATGTATGATTGGTCTGGTCTATCTGACCAGTGTTGCTGGCCTCATCGCCACCAGCACCGTTCTGCACCAGCTCAGTCTCGCCAGAAGTGGCCAGTCCCTGCTTCTGCCACAAGTAGAAATAAGCTCTGCCCATCTTCAGACTTCCAACATGAACCCTGAAACTCCTGCTGCAGTGCATCCCTGTTGTGTTTTGGCCAACAAGAGTCTGAACCGTCAGACCGGTGCACATGGAATGAGTCAGCAATACAGACAAGATCCACCCTCATCTTCTTCCCAGACGTCATTACTGTGTGTGTGGGGTTCCCTCCTTGCCTCCATGGGTCACATACATCCTCTGTCTGAAAATGAAGCTCCCCAGTCTTGGTCTGCTGTCTCACTCTTCTGTCCTGGCTGTCTGGCAACGCTTCCTCCTCTTCAGTGCGGGCTGAAAAATACCTCATCATCACGCTCCACTCACGAGCACTTTGTTAAAGATCAGCGTCACGTACCATGGCTGTCCTCCAGAGTCCTTGGAGGTGTGGAGCCTGCTCTGAACTCTCCCCTGGGAGTGTTTGCTCCTGTCCAGCTGGGGTGCTGCCACCCGGAGTCGATATTACCTGTCAACAAAGCCCAGGCTCTACTCATGCCAGGCTAA